A window from Sinanaerobacter sp. ZZT-01 encodes these proteins:
- the serC gene encoding 3-phosphoserine/phosphohydroxythreonine transaminase produces the protein MSNTARVFNFSAGPSMLPLEVMERAAKEMTNYEGCGMSVMEMSHRSADFKKIIDTAEQDLRDIMHIPDNYKVLFLQGGGSLQFSMVPLNLLRNSKKADYIVTGSWAKKAEKEAEKFGDIRIAASSEDKTFTYIPKLSKEDFREDADYIYLTGNNTIYGSRYVEFPETGEIPLVADLSSNILSQEIDVSKFGIIWAGAQKNIGPAGVVIVIIREDLLGHADKNTPTMLDYKVAADNGSMYNTPPTYGIYIAGLTFQWIKTQGGVKEMERRNIEKASLLYDYIDSSKLYTAPVAKEDRSLMNVVFVTGNADLDKKFVSEAKAQGLVNLGGHRSIGGMRASIYNAMPMEGVKKLIAFMKDFEKANA, from the coding sequence ATGAGTAATACAGCAAGAGTTTTCAATTTTTCAGCTGGTCCCTCCATGCTACCTTTAGAGGTAATGGAGCGTGCCGCAAAAGAAATGACAAACTATGAAGGGTGCGGCATGTCCGTTATGGAAATGAGTCACCGTTCCGCAGATTTTAAAAAAATCATTGATACAGCAGAACAAGATCTAAGAGATATTATGCATATCCCTGACAATTATAAGGTTCTATTTTTGCAAGGAGGCGGCAGTCTGCAATTCTCTATGGTCCCTTTGAATCTTCTGCGAAATTCAAAAAAAGCAGATTACATCGTAACTGGTTCTTGGGCAAAGAAGGCCGAGAAGGAAGCAGAAAAATTTGGTGATATTCGAATTGCCGCATCTTCCGAAGACAAAACCTTCACCTATATTCCGAAGCTTTCTAAGGAAGACTTCCGTGAAGATGCCGACTACATTTATTTAACGGGAAACAATACAATCTACGGAAGCCGTTACGTCGAATTCCCAGAAACTGGAGAAATCCCTCTTGTTGCTGATCTTTCTTCCAATATATTATCACAAGAAATTGATGTCTCCAAATTTGGAATCATTTGGGCAGGTGCTCAAAAAAATATAGGTCCTGCCGGAGTCGTTATTGTCATTATTCGAGAAGACCTTTTAGGGCATGCTGATAAAAATACGCCAACTATGCTTGACTATAAAGTAGCTGCTGACAACGGTTCCATGTATAATACCCCTCCAACCTACGGCATTTACATTGCTGGGCTGACGTTCCAATGGATTAAAACGCAAGGCGGTGTAAAGGAAATGGAAAGGCGAAACATCGAAAAAGCGTCACTTCTTTACGATTACATCGATAGCAGTAAGCTATACACCGCACCGGTTGCAAAAGAAGACCGTTCTCTTATGAATGTAGTCTTTGTCACCGGAAACGCTGATTTAGATAAAAAATTTGTTTCGGAGGCAAAAGCACAAGGCCTTGTAAATCTTGGCGGTCACAGAAGCATCGGCGGTATGCGTGCCAGCATTTATAATGCAATGCCTATGGAAGGCGTTAAAAAGCTGATTGCATTTATGAAAGATTTTGAAAAAGCAAATGCATAA
- a CDS encoding phosphoglycerate dehydrogenase has protein sequence MFQITTLNKISRKGTSHFTDQYTISDAVERANGILVRSQDMHSMEFSDHLLAIARAGAGVNNIPIDRCSEKGIVVFNTPGANANAVKELVLTGLLLSARNIADAVSWTKTLSGDIGKTVEKNKSQFAGREIQGKTLGIIGLGAIGVMVANACEMLGMKVIGYDPYISLHSAHALSNTIPVVTSLDTLLPKCDYLTIHVPAMEETKGMIDETRFKQMKNGVCLLNFARNTLVNEDDLLAAIEGGKVKRYVTDFPNEKVLYRSGVICLPHLGASTQEAEENCAQMAVDQMMDYLENGNITNSVNYPACSLGICDSKARIVVLNQNIPAMLGKITGILADSNINISDLINRSKGDYACTLIDVDSEINETELKKALAVDGIISVRVIAGK, from the coding sequence ATGTTTCAAATCACTACATTAAATAAAATTTCCAGAAAAGGAACCTCTCATTTTACGGATCAATATACCATAAGTGATGCCGTGGAAAGAGCAAACGGCATTTTGGTCCGCAGCCAGGATATGCACTCCATGGAGTTTTCCGATCACCTCTTGGCTATCGCGAGAGCTGGTGCCGGCGTTAATAATATTCCGATTGACCGCTGCTCTGAAAAAGGAATCGTGGTATTCAACACTCCGGGAGCCAATGCAAACGCAGTAAAAGAATTGGTACTAACAGGTCTTCTTCTGTCTGCCAGAAACATTGCCGATGCAGTTTCTTGGACGAAAACACTTAGCGGCGATATTGGAAAGACCGTTGAAAAAAATAAATCTCAATTTGCCGGGCGTGAAATCCAGGGGAAAACGTTGGGTATCATCGGTCTTGGAGCAATCGGTGTCATGGTTGCAAATGCATGCGAAATGCTGGGAATGAAGGTCATCGGCTATGATCCTTATATCTCCTTGCATTCTGCACATGCACTTTCCAACACAATACCAGTGGTAACCAGCCTGGATACTTTGCTGCCAAAGTGCGATTATCTCACGATTCACGTTCCTGCAATGGAAGAAACAAAGGGTATGATTGACGAAACACGCTTTAAGCAGATGAAAAACGGTGTCTGCCTCTTGAACTTTGCGAGAAATACTTTAGTAAATGAAGACGATCTTCTTGCTGCAATAGAAGGCGGAAAAGTAAAGCGCTACGTTACTGATTTCCCAAATGAAAAAGTTCTTTACCGCAGCGGTGTTATTTGCCTACCACATCTCGGTGCTTCCACACAGGAGGCAGAGGAAAATTGTGCACAAATGGCAGTGGATCAAATGATGGATTATTTAGAAAACGGCAACATTACAAACTCCGTGAATTACCCTGCTTGCAGTCTTGGTATCTGTGATTCTAAGGCAAGAATCGTAGTACTAAATCAAAATATACCTGCAATGCTCGGCAAAATTACCGGCATCTTGGCAGACAGCAATATCAATATCAGCGATCTGATCAATCGAAGTAAGGGGGACTATGCCTGTACGCTCATCGATGTCGATTCTGAGATCAATGAAACAGAATTAAAAAAGGCACTTGCAGTGGACGGTATTATCTCCGTTCGTGTGATCGCCGGCAAATAA
- a CDS encoding D-alanyl-D-alanine carboxypeptidase, protein MKKFLAALLAVIFVCSITNFTYATDTQPVIGGASGILIDATTGEILYQKDADVPRYPASTTKIITALLALENLDLNKVVTVDAETPFTEGSRMYLVEGEQLTVEQILYGMMTESANDAAVALAKEISGSVEDFAKLMNERAKELGAKNTNFVTPNGLHDDAHVTTAYDLAMIAKYAMTNEKFRDLVTTYRFVLPQTNKQETRYMYNTNRMLYDEKTKVVVNGVSRGCKYEGITGIKTGYTSHAGGCLVASAKRGDTELIAVTLTSTDKGRFADCITLLDYGFANYKTVHSMQAGTELGEIKVSRGSLNRVKVTLAKDAAATLPLEASDSILSTKLVLDKSLKAPVKKGDRAGILQVYEGDTLLQECEAVAAASVKKGGPLSLLGINDKTAKAIGITSLIIIGFLILLLCAYIALKRRQVRMRKQRRLERQKRIQKEEMERRAAWEENYERRYQHRG, encoded by the coding sequence ATGAAAAAGTTCTTAGCTGCATTGCTTGCGGTTATTTTCGTATGCAGCATCACAAATTTTACGTATGCGACTGACACGCAGCCGGTAATCGGAGGAGCCAGCGGTATCTTAATTGATGCGACAACAGGGGAAATTCTTTATCAAAAAGATGCAGATGTGCCTAGGTACCCTGCAAGCACAACGAAGATAATAACTGCACTTTTGGCACTGGAAAATTTAGATTTAAATAAAGTAGTCACGGTAGATGCAGAAACACCTTTTACGGAAGGGAGTCGAATGTATTTAGTGGAGGGAGAGCAGCTCACTGTAGAGCAGATTTTGTATGGAATGATGACGGAATCTGCAAATGATGCTGCTGTTGCACTGGCAAAAGAAATTTCTGGGAGCGTAGAAGATTTTGCAAAGCTCATGAACGAAAGAGCAAAAGAGCTTGGTGCAAAAAATACAAACTTTGTGACTCCAAACGGATTGCATGATGATGCACATGTGACAACGGCTTATGATTTGGCGATGATTGCAAAATATGCAATGACCAATGAAAAATTCAGAGATCTGGTAACAACCTATCGTTTTGTTTTACCGCAGACGAATAAACAGGAAACCCGTTATATGTACAATACAAACCGCATGCTTTATGATGAGAAGACTAAGGTTGTTGTAAATGGCGTTTCACGAGGGTGCAAATATGAAGGGATTACCGGGATAAAAACGGGGTATACAAGTCATGCAGGAGGCTGTTTGGTAGCGAGTGCAAAAAGAGGTGACACAGAATTGATTGCTGTAACACTCACTTCAACGGATAAAGGCAGATTTGCAGACTGTATTACACTTTTAGATTATGGATTTGCAAATTACAAAACGGTTCACTCGATGCAAGCCGGTACAGAACTGGGGGAAATTAAGGTGTCTAGAGGAAGCCTTAATCGGGTTAAGGTAACTTTGGCAAAGGATGCCGCGGCAACTTTACCGCTCGAGGCATCTGATTCTATTTTATCTACGAAGCTTGTTTTGGACAAGTCGTTGAAAGCTCCGGTAAAAAAGGGAGATAGGGCTGGTATTCTGCAAGTTTATGAAGGAGACACTCTTTTGCAGGAGTGCGAAGCGGTTGCTGCGGCGAGTGTGAAAAAAGGGGGTCCATTATCCCTTTTGGGAATCAATGATAAAACAGCAAAAGCAATTGGAATAACAAGCTTAATTATCATAGGTTTTCTTATCCTGCTGCTTTGTGCATATATTGCGTTGAAACGAAGACAGGTGCGCATGCGTAAACAGAGAAGACTAGAGAGGCAGAAACGCATACAGAAAGAAGAAATGGAACGAAGAGCTGCATGGGAAGAAAATTACGAGCGACGCTATCAACACCGTGGATAA
- a CDS encoding cofactor-independent phosphoglycerate mutase, which yields MKYLILVADGAGDEPIKELGGKTPLETANIKNINQLAKKGTVGVVSTVPEGIAPGSDAANLSVMGYDPRVYLTGRSPLEAASIGIDMSDTDVAFRCNIVTLQGEGAYEDLTVLDHSAGDITTEEADELIKAVNEKFGNELIQFYTGVSYRHCMIVKNGETDYVLTPPHDILTKKVREYMPKGEGADFIYNMMKESYELLSKHPVNIRRVEKGLNPANSIWIWGQGKKPQLSSFYDKYQIKGATISAVDLIKGIGICAGLKSVDVEGATGTIHTNFSGKAEAAIQQFKDGMDFIYLHVEAPDECSHQGDLSGKISSLELIDEKIVGPVIEYLRSTGEAFRFLVLPDHQTPISIRTHAGKPVPFVLYDSSKETEADESKGFNETAAAASGLFFGNGYELTDYFFGC from the coding sequence ATGAAGTATTTAATTTTAGTAGCAGATGGTGCGGGTGATGAACCCATTAAAGAATTAGGTGGAAAAACGCCTCTCGAAACAGCGAATATTAAGAACATAAATCAGCTTGCAAAAAAGGGAACGGTTGGGGTCGTTAGTACGGTGCCTGAAGGAATTGCCCCGGGAAGTGATGCGGCAAACTTATCTGTAATGGGTTATGACCCCAGGGTTTATCTGACAGGACGTTCTCCTCTTGAAGCAGCGAGTATCGGAATTGATATGTCGGATACAGATGTTGCGTTTCGATGCAATATTGTAACGTTACAAGGTGAAGGTGCTTATGAAGATTTAACAGTATTGGATCACAGCGCCGGTGATATCACAACGGAAGAAGCGGATGAATTAATCAAAGCAGTTAACGAAAAGTTTGGGAATGAGCTAATTCAGTTTTATACGGGTGTAAGTTATCGCCATTGCATGATTGTAAAAAACGGTGAAACTGATTATGTATTGACTCCACCTCATGATATTCTGACAAAAAAAGTTAGAGAATACATGCCTAAAGGAGAAGGGGCTGATTTCATATATAATATGATGAAAGAAAGCTATGAGTTACTTTCAAAACATCCTGTAAATATTAGACGTGTAGAAAAGGGTTTAAATCCTGCAAACTCTATCTGGATATGGGGTCAGGGCAAAAAACCGCAACTCTCTTCTTTTTATGATAAATATCAGATCAAAGGCGCGACTATTTCTGCAGTGGACTTGATTAAGGGCATTGGTATTTGTGCTGGCTTGAAATCCGTAGATGTAGAAGGTGCAACTGGTACCATTCATACGAATTTTTCGGGAAAGGCGGAAGCTGCAATTCAGCAGTTCAAGGATGGAATGGATTTTATTTACCTGCATGTAGAGGCACCGGACGAGTGTTCGCATCAAGGAGACCTTTCTGGGAAGATAAGTTCTTTGGAATTGATTGACGAGAAAATTGTGGGACCGGTGATCGAATATTTAAGAAGTACAGGAGAGGCTTTCCGGTTTTTAGTTTTACCGGATCATCAGACTCCTATCTCCATTCGGACGCATGCAGGAAAACCGGTTCCTTTCGTTCTGTATGATAGCAGTAAGGAAACCGAGGCAGATGAAAGCAAAGGATTCAATGAAACTGCAGCAGCTGCATCTGGTTTGTTTTTCGGTAATGGCTATGAGCTTACGGACTATTTTTTCGGGTGCTAG